The Solibacillus daqui genome has a segment encoding these proteins:
- a CDS encoding BrxA/BrxB family bacilliredoxin, with the protein MNAYDEYMRQVTQPMRAELENAGFTQLTTADSVHEFMAETKGTSLVVINSVCGCAAGLARPAAREAVAEVKPDQLITVFAGQDPEATAAMRGYFDEVPASSPSMAILKDGQLAYFIPREQIEGFPMEQIRDHLADVLKQVCAE; encoded by the coding sequence ATGAACGCTTACGATGAATACATGCGTCAGGTAACCCAGCCAATGCGTGCAGAGCTTGAAAATGCGGGTTTTACACAATTAACGACTGCAGATAGCGTGCATGAATTTATGGCAGAAACGAAGGGGACTTCACTTGTCGTGATTAACTCTGTTTGTGGCTGTGCAGCAGGTTTAGCACGTCCAGCAGCGCGTGAAGCAGTGGCGGAAGTGAAGCCAGATCAATTAATAACGGTGTTTGCAGGTCAAGACCCAGAAGCAACAGCAGCAATGCGTGGTTATTTCGATGAAGTACCAGCAAGCTCACCATCGATGGCAATTTTAAAAGATGGTCAATTAGCGTACTTTATTCCACGTGAACAAATCGAAGGCTTCCCAATGGAGCAAATTCGAGATCATTTAGCAGATGTATTAAAGCAAGTATGTGCCGAGTAA
- a CDS encoding Ltp family lipoprotein, whose translation MIVSLMGVGATGDTSDSAADADNEKVETVAKVEEEKTKEETPEEKAAREAKEVEEKVLAEQKAKEEAEAKAKAEEEAKAIAEAKAKEASIPREHKSALKKAEQYAQTMHMSKAGIYDQLTSEYGENFPVEAAQYAIDNIQWDWNANALKKAKSYADMMDMSNAAIYDQLISEYGEKFTKEEAQYAIDNL comes from the coding sequence ATGATTGTATCTTTGATGGGTGTTGGTGCAACAGGAGATACATCGGACTCTGCCGCTGATGCAGACAACGAAAAAGTGGAAACAGTAGCTAAAGTCGAAGAGGAAAAAACTAAAGAAGAAACACCGGAAGAAAAGGCTGCACGTGAAGCTAAAGAAGTCGAAGAAAAGGTTTTAGCGGAACAAAAGGCCAAAGAGGAAGCAGAGGCGAAAGCTAAAGCTGAAGAAGAAGCCAAAGCGATTGCAGAAGCTAAAGCAAAAGAGGCTAGTATTCCCCGTGAACATAAATCAGCTTTGAAAAAAGCAGAACAATACGCTCAAACTATGCACATGTCAAAAGCAGGGATTTACGACCAACTAACATCCGAATACGGTGAGAATTTCCCGGTAGAAGCTGCACAATATGCAATCGATAACATCCAATGGGACTGGAACGCGAACGCCTTAAAAAAAGCAAAATCATACGCTGATATGATGGATATGTCGAATGCGGCTATTTACGATCAATTAATTTCTGAATACGGGGAGAAGTTTACAAAAGAAGAAGCACAATACGCTATTGATAATTTATAA
- a CDS encoding metal-sensing transcriptional repressor, whose translation MQSNDDVQETHEVSCRKSHHPEKIKKDLTTRLNRVEGQIRGIKGMIEKDVYCDDIITQLSATQSALNSVAKILLEGHLKGCVVDRLNEGDDEVLDELIVTIQKLMKK comes from the coding sequence ATGCAAAGTAATGATGATGTACAAGAAACGCATGAAGTTAGCTGTCGCAAGAGTCATCATCCTGAGAAGATAAAAAAAGATTTAACGACAAGGCTCAACCGAGTAGAAGGCCAAATTCGTGGTATTAAGGGCATGATTGAAAAAGATGTTTATTGTGATGATATTATTACACAATTATCCGCTACGCAATCCGCTTTAAATAGTGTGGCAAAAATTTTGCTTGAAGGTCATTTAAAAGGCTGTGTTGTCGATCGATTAAATGAAGGTGACGATGAAGTGCTCGATGAACTTATTGTCACAATTCAAAAACTAATGAAAAAATAA
- a CDS encoding DUF4083 family protein translates to MRIGDLVSQLNILVILFVLLFAVYYVVRSILKQFRNSNSKDIEHKLDKIIELLNKEKKE, encoded by the coding sequence ATGCGTATCGGAGATTTAGTTTCTCAATTGAATATTTTAGTTATACTATTTGTACTATTATTTGCGGTGTATTATGTAGTTCGCTCAATTCTAAAACAATTTAGAAATTCCAATTCTAAAGATATTGAACATAAACTTGATAAAATAATTGAACTTCTTAATAAAGAAAAAAAAGAGTGA
- the copZ gene encoding copper chaperone CopZ has translation MENVTLNVQGMSCGHCVKAVETSVGALAGVQEVKVDLADAKVIVAFDESSVTVDQIKETIDEQGYDVV, from the coding sequence ATGGAAAATGTAACATTAAATGTACAGGGTATGTCATGTGGTCACTGTGTGAAAGCTGTAGAAACAAGTGTTGGTGCTTTAGCAGGTGTTCAAGAAGTAAAAGTTGATTTAGCAGATGCGAAAGTAATTGTTGCTTTTGATGAATCTTCAGTTACAGTTGATCAAATTAAAGAAACAATCGACGAGCAAGGCTACGACGTCGTGTAA
- a CDS encoding class I SAM-dependent methyltransferase, whose product MCRVTIVTTAGRPDDASLQLADFARNELEAEIVPRQKRSVKNLADNYDANVIVAGKNRYEYYAKGAEAPFFFHPNSSAFRLKRVARGEQEPFLTACDLQQGDSFLDCTLGIGSDSLLAAFVVGEQGKVTGLEADRNVAFIVKNGMQTYDTTELPLTKCMRNIEVIHANALEFLQQQPSNSYDVVYMDPMFEQVIEESSNFEALRHAGSHIALSAAWVDEAIRVAKKRVVLKAHYQSEWFELYGFKRDIRLTSKFHYGIIQK is encoded by the coding sequence ATGTGCCGAGTAACCATCGTCACAACAGCAGGGCGACCAGATGATGCGTCGCTACAGCTTGCCGATTTTGCACGTAACGAACTAGAAGCGGAAATTGTTCCACGTCAAAAACGATCTGTGAAAAACCTTGCAGATAACTATGATGCGAATGTCATAGTAGCGGGTAAGAACCGTTATGAATATTATGCGAAAGGTGCTGAGGCGCCTTTCTTTTTTCATCCGAATTCATCGGCCTTTCGATTAAAGCGTGTGGCACGCGGTGAACAGGAGCCATTCCTTACTGCTTGCGATTTACAGCAAGGTGATTCGTTTTTAGACTGCACGCTTGGCATTGGTTCTGATTCCTTACTCGCTGCTTTTGTAGTAGGAGAGCAGGGGAAAGTTACCGGGCTTGAAGCAGATCGAAACGTCGCATTTATCGTGAAGAACGGCATGCAAACGTATGATACTACCGAGCTGCCTTTAACTAAATGCATGCGTAATATTGAAGTAATTCACGCAAATGCATTAGAATTTTTACAGCAGCAACCTTCCAATAGCTATGATGTTGTCTATATGGACCCGATGTTTGAACAAGTAATTGAAGAATCTTCAAATTTTGAGGCTCTTCGTCATGCAGGCAGTCATATTGCATTATCAGCAGCTTGGGTAGATGAAGCAATACGTGTGGCAAAAAAGCGTGTTGTATTAAAAGCACATTATCAATCAGAATGGTTTGAGCTTTACGGTTTTAAACGGGATATACGCTTAACGTCAAAATTTCATTATGGTATTATACAAAAATAA